From the Anopheles coustani chromosome X, idAnoCousDA_361_x.2, whole genome shotgun sequence genome, one window contains:
- the LOC131269574 gene encoding chondroitin sulfate synthase 1 isoform X3 — protein sequence MSQRKKILYGLFGIIVGLCVGAFLRTYRTLEMVSMCNTMNMKQKSALDIIGLQPSEMPTNSQSTLVFVGVMTAKEFLQGRARAVYDTWGRQIPGKMAFFSSQDSSAPGLPLVALKGVDDRYPPQKKSFMMLHYMYEHYIDRFEWFARADDDVYIRTDRLEKFLRSIDSSKPQFIGQAGRGNSEEFGLLSLEFDENFCMGGPGVIMSRETLRRVAPHIPTCLKNLYSTHEDVEVGRCVQKFAGVPCTWNYEMQSILHHNSSGSRAFSGNLKSKEVHSAITLHPVKKPAFMYRLHAYMLGLRAQELRQESLLLHRDIAQMTSLLQIPRINKNLAPGVPIFPQDESSSDYLGDHNVLGATPDLNRHRPRALDELVEWDFIAKSLYSGMHPNPKRRIESSVKEGLNDVIREIMEHINNYSRQRGRVIEFRELLYGYMRVNSLYGQDLILDLLLVYKKYRGKKMTVPVRRHLYIQRSFTEIQVREITDGVVPSQALTAGSLFNGGLERLTDTLGVPNGGSAGFAGAHRNQPTPGKDRIMFVIPLSGRSDTFMRFLRNFEEVALRQDQHTDLLVSMFVEPVESPIVVQLLDGMKARYPANRINYLQLHGNFSRGVALDRAIHSSYCEPDDILFFIDVDMIFTVQSLDRIRHHVIRHRQIYLPIVFSEYDPRTPNTILAEAEAAMVDGGVGGGAPTTTTEQPRNFSTPYAISDERGYFRQFGYGLAGIYKADLLHPDLKGFSTDITGWGLEDVKFLESVIALNQRGNQRLAAIADGRWDPLTASNNNRPSTELAIFRAPDPSLVHIFHPIHCDTNLEEAQYNMCRGTKANTLGSFRTLDDRFCHSPALLMYARSQTTNPRAGGGGAGGPAAVDDRAKAAVEEQRAK from the exons ATGTCGCAGCGCAAGAAGATTCTGTACGGACTGTTCGGCATCATCGTCGGCCTGTGCGTGGGTGCATTTTTACGCACCTATCGAACGTTGGAAATGGTCAGCATGTGCAACACGATGAACATGAAGCAGAAAT CCGCACTGGACATCATCGGATTGCAGCCGTCCGAGATGCCCACCAACTCCCAGAGCACGCTCGTGTTTGTCGGCGTGATGACGGCGAAGGAGTTCCTGCAGGGGCGCGCCCGGGCCGTGTACGATACCTGGGGCCGGCAGATCCCGGGCAAGATGGCGTTCTTCAGCTCGCAGGACTCGAGTGCCCCGGGGTTGCCGCTGGTCGCGCTCAAGGGCGTCGACGACCGCTACCCGCCGCAGAAGAAGAGCTTCATGATGCTGCACTACATGTACGAGCACTACATCGATCGGTTCGAGTGGTTCGCCCgggccgacgacgacgtctACATCCGGACGGATCGGTTGGAGAAGTTTCTCCGCTCGATCGACAGCTCCAAGCCGCAGTTCATCGGGCAGGCGGGACGGGGCAACAGCGAGGAGTTTGGACTGCTGTCCCTCGAGTTCGATGAGAACTTTTGCATGGGCGGCCCGGGCGTCATCATGAGCCGGGAGACGCTGCGCCGGGTCGCGCCGCACATACCGACCTGCCTGAAGAATCTCTACAGCACGCACGAGGACGTCGAGGTGGGCCGGTGCGTGCAGAAGTTTGCCGGTGTACCGTGCACCTGGAATTACGAG ATGCAATCGATCCTGCACCACAATTCGAGCGGCAGTCGAGCGTTTTCCGGCAACCTGAAGAGCAAGGAGGTGCACAGTGCGATCACGCTGCACCCGGTGAAGAAGCCCGCCTTCATGTATCGGCTGCACGCGTACATGCTCGGGCTGCGAGCGCAGGAGCTGCGCCAGGAGTCGCTGCTTCTGCACCGCGACATTGCCCAGATGACGTCTCTGCTGCAGATACCGCGCATCAACAAGAACCTAGCGCCCGGCGTGCCGATATTCCCGCAGGACGAGAGCAGCAGCGACTACCTCGGCGATCACAACGTGCTCG GTGCCACGCCAGACCTGAACCGGCATCGACCGCGCGCACTGGACGAGCTGGTCGAGTGGGACTTCATCGCCAAGAGTCTGTACTCGGGCATGCACCCGAACCCGAAGCGCCGCATCGAGTCGTCGGTGAAGGAGGGTCTGAACGACGTCATACGCGAG ATTATGGAGCACATTAACAACTACTCGCGCCAGCGCGGCCGGGTGATCGAGTTCCGCGAGCTGCTGTACGGGTACATGCGCGTCAACAGCCTGTACGGGCAGGATCTCATACTGGACCTGCTGCTCGTGTACAAGAAGTACCGCGGCAAGAAGATGACCGTCCCGGTGCGCCGTCACCTGTACATTCAGCGCTCGTTCACCGAGATTCAGGTGCGCGAGATCACCGACGGCGTCGTACCTAGTCAGGCGCTCACCGCGGGC TCACTGTTCAACGGTGGTTTAGAACGACTGACGGACACGCTCGGAGTACCGAATGGCGGGAGTGCGGGCTTTGCGGGCGCACATCGGAACCAGCCGACGCCCGGAAAGGATCGCATCATGTTCGTCATCCCGCTGTCCGGCCGGTCGGACACGTTCATGCGCTTCCTGCGCAACTTTGAGGAGGTCGCACTGCGCCAAGATCAACATACCGACCTTCTGGTGTCGATGTTTGTCGAGCCGGTCGAGTCGCCGATAGTGGTGCAGTTGCTGGACGGCATGAAGGCGCGTTACCCGGCGAATCGCATCAACTACCTGCAGCTGCACGGGAACTTTTCGCGCGGCGTTGCGCTCGACCGCGCCATCCACTCGTCGTACTGCGAGCCGGACGACATACTGTTCTTCATCGACGTCGATATGATCTTCACCGTGCAGTCGCTCGACCGTATCCGTCACCATGTGATCCGGCACCGGCAGATCTACCTGCCGATCGTGTTCAGCGAGTACGATCCGCGCACACCGAACACAATCCTGGCGGAAGCGGAGGCAGCGATGGTggatggtggtgttggtggtggcgccccgacgacaacgacggagCAGCCGCGcaacttttccaccccgtATGCAATCAGCGACGAGCGCGGCTACTTCCGCCAATTCGGGTACGGGCTGGCCGGCATCTACAAAGCCGACCTGCTGCACCCGGACCTGAAGGGCTTCAGCACCGACATCACCGGCTGGGGCCTCGAAGACGTCAAGTTCCTCGAGAGCGTGATCGCGCTCAACCAGCGCGGCAATCAGCGGTTGGCCGCGATCGCGGACGGCCGCTGGGATCCGCTGACcgccagcaacaacaaccgccCGTCcacg GAGCTGGCCATCTTCCGTGCGCCGGATCCGTCGCTGGTGCACATCTTTCATCCCATACATTGTGATACGAACCTGGAGGAGGCCCAGTACAACATGTGCCGCGGGACCAAGGCCAACACTCTCGGTAGCTTTAGGACGCTCGACGACCGCTTCTGCCACAGCCCGGCGCTGCTGATGTACGCCCGCTCGCAAACCACCAACCCACGGGCTGGTggaggaggagcaggaggaCCGGCCGCGGTTGACGATCGAGCTAAGGCAGCGGTTGAGGAGCAACGTGCCAAATAG
- the LOC131269574 gene encoding chondroitin sulfate synthase 1 isoform X1 codes for MSQRKKILYGLFGIIVGLCVGAFLRTYRTLEMVSMCNTMNMKQKSALDIIGLQPSEMPTNSQSTLVFVGVMTAKEFLQGRARAVYDTWGRQIPGKMAFFSSQDSSAPGLPLVALKGVDDRYPPQKKSFMMLHYMYEHYIDRFEWFARADDDVYIRTDRLEKFLRSIDSSKPQFIGQAGRGNSEEFGLLSLEFDENFCMGGPGVIMSRETLRRVAPHIPTCLKNLYSTHEDVEVGRCVQKFAGVPCTWNYEMQSILHHNSSGSRAFSGNLKSKEVHSAITLHPVKKPAFMYRLHAYMLGLRAQELRQESLLLHRDIAQMTSLLQIPRINKNLAPGVPIFPQDESSSDYLGDHNVLGATPDLNRHRPRALDELVEWDFIAKSLYSGMHPNPKRRIESSVKEGLNDVIREIMEHINNYSRQRGRVIEFRELLYGYMRVNSLYGQDLILDLLLVYKKYRGKKMTVPVRRHLYIQRSFTEIQVREITDGVVPSQALTAGVKKQKTGTFFSDPTGRFIDATGLDRISHRMKSLFNGGLERLTDTLGVPNGGSAGFAGAHRNQPTPGKDRIMFVIPLSGRSDTFMRFLRNFEEVALRQDQHTDLLVSMFVEPVESPIVVQLLDGMKARYPANRINYLQLHGNFSRGVALDRAIHSSYCEPDDILFFIDVDMIFTVQSLDRIRHHVIRHRQIYLPIVFSEYDPRTPNTILAEAEAAMVDGGVGGGAPTTTTEQPRNFSTPYAISDERGYFRQFGYGLAGIYKADLLHPDLKGFSTDITGWGLEDVKFLESVIALNQRGNQRLAAIADGRWDPLTASNNNRPSTASSSTTGGSDAPPSAALLAPTEELAIFRAPDPSLVHIFHPIHCDTNLEEAQYNMCRGTKANTLGSFRTLDDRFCHSPALLMYARSQTTNPRAGGGGAGGPAAVDDRAKAAVEEQRAK; via the exons ATGTCGCAGCGCAAGAAGATTCTGTACGGACTGTTCGGCATCATCGTCGGCCTGTGCGTGGGTGCATTTTTACGCACCTATCGAACGTTGGAAATGGTCAGCATGTGCAACACGATGAACATGAAGCAGAAAT CCGCACTGGACATCATCGGATTGCAGCCGTCCGAGATGCCCACCAACTCCCAGAGCACGCTCGTGTTTGTCGGCGTGATGACGGCGAAGGAGTTCCTGCAGGGGCGCGCCCGGGCCGTGTACGATACCTGGGGCCGGCAGATCCCGGGCAAGATGGCGTTCTTCAGCTCGCAGGACTCGAGTGCCCCGGGGTTGCCGCTGGTCGCGCTCAAGGGCGTCGACGACCGCTACCCGCCGCAGAAGAAGAGCTTCATGATGCTGCACTACATGTACGAGCACTACATCGATCGGTTCGAGTGGTTCGCCCgggccgacgacgacgtctACATCCGGACGGATCGGTTGGAGAAGTTTCTCCGCTCGATCGACAGCTCCAAGCCGCAGTTCATCGGGCAGGCGGGACGGGGCAACAGCGAGGAGTTTGGACTGCTGTCCCTCGAGTTCGATGAGAACTTTTGCATGGGCGGCCCGGGCGTCATCATGAGCCGGGAGACGCTGCGCCGGGTCGCGCCGCACATACCGACCTGCCTGAAGAATCTCTACAGCACGCACGAGGACGTCGAGGTGGGCCGGTGCGTGCAGAAGTTTGCCGGTGTACCGTGCACCTGGAATTACGAG ATGCAATCGATCCTGCACCACAATTCGAGCGGCAGTCGAGCGTTTTCCGGCAACCTGAAGAGCAAGGAGGTGCACAGTGCGATCACGCTGCACCCGGTGAAGAAGCCCGCCTTCATGTATCGGCTGCACGCGTACATGCTCGGGCTGCGAGCGCAGGAGCTGCGCCAGGAGTCGCTGCTTCTGCACCGCGACATTGCCCAGATGACGTCTCTGCTGCAGATACCGCGCATCAACAAGAACCTAGCGCCCGGCGTGCCGATATTCCCGCAGGACGAGAGCAGCAGCGACTACCTCGGCGATCACAACGTGCTCG GTGCCACGCCAGACCTGAACCGGCATCGACCGCGCGCACTGGACGAGCTGGTCGAGTGGGACTTCATCGCCAAGAGTCTGTACTCGGGCATGCACCCGAACCCGAAGCGCCGCATCGAGTCGTCGGTGAAGGAGGGTCTGAACGACGTCATACGCGAG ATTATGGAGCACATTAACAACTACTCGCGCCAGCGCGGCCGGGTGATCGAGTTCCGCGAGCTGCTGTACGGGTACATGCGCGTCAACAGCCTGTACGGGCAGGATCTCATACTGGACCTGCTGCTCGTGTACAAGAAGTACCGCGGCAAGAAGATGACCGTCCCGGTGCGCCGTCACCTGTACATTCAGCGCTCGTTCACCGAGATTCAGGTGCGCGAGATCACCGACGGCGTCGTACCTAGTCAGGCGCTCACCGCGGGCGTAAAGAAGCAAAAGACCGGTACCTTCTTCTCCGACCCGACCGGACGATTTATCGATGCCACCGGACTTG aTCGGATATCCCATCGGATGAAGTCACTGTTCAACGGTGGTTTAGAACGACTGACGGACACGCTCGGAGTACCGAATGGCGGGAGTGCGGGCTTTGCGGGCGCACATCGGAACCAGCCGACGCCCGGAAAGGATCGCATCATGTTCGTCATCCCGCTGTCCGGCCGGTCGGACACGTTCATGCGCTTCCTGCGCAACTTTGAGGAGGTCGCACTGCGCCAAGATCAACATACCGACCTTCTGGTGTCGATGTTTGTCGAGCCGGTCGAGTCGCCGATAGTGGTGCAGTTGCTGGACGGCATGAAGGCGCGTTACCCGGCGAATCGCATCAACTACCTGCAGCTGCACGGGAACTTTTCGCGCGGCGTTGCGCTCGACCGCGCCATCCACTCGTCGTACTGCGAGCCGGACGACATACTGTTCTTCATCGACGTCGATATGATCTTCACCGTGCAGTCGCTCGACCGTATCCGTCACCATGTGATCCGGCACCGGCAGATCTACCTGCCGATCGTGTTCAGCGAGTACGATCCGCGCACACCGAACACAATCCTGGCGGAAGCGGAGGCAGCGATGGTggatggtggtgttggtggtggcgccccgacgacaacgacggagCAGCCGCGcaacttttccaccccgtATGCAATCAGCGACGAGCGCGGCTACTTCCGCCAATTCGGGTACGGGCTGGCCGGCATCTACAAAGCCGACCTGCTGCACCCGGACCTGAAGGGCTTCAGCACCGACATCACCGGCTGGGGCCTCGAAGACGTCAAGTTCCTCGAGAGCGTGATCGCGCTCAACCAGCGCGGCAATCAGCGGTTGGCCGCGATCGCGGACGGCCGCTGGGATCCGCTGACcgccagcaacaacaaccgccCGTCcacggccagcagcagcaccaccgggGGGTCGGACGCGCCGCCATCCGCCGCACTACTAGCGCCCACCGAGGAGCTGGCCATCTTCCGTGCGCCGGATCCGTCGCTGGTGCACATCTTTCATCCCATACATTGTGATACGAACCTGGAGGAGGCCCAGTACAACATGTGCCGCGGGACCAAGGCCAACACTCTCGGTAGCTTTAGGACGCTCGACGACCGCTTCTGCCACAGCCCGGCGCTGCTGATGTACGCCCGCTCGCAAACCACCAACCCACGGGCTGGTggaggaggagcaggaggaCCGGCCGCGGTTGACGATCGAGCTAAGGCAGCGGTTGAGGAGCAACGTGCCAAATAG
- the LOC131269574 gene encoding chondroitin sulfate synthase 1 isoform X2, which translates to MSQRKKILYGLFGIIVGLCVGAFLRTYRTLEMVSMCNTMNMKQKSALDIIGLQPSEMPTNSQSTLVFVGVMTAKEFLQGRARAVYDTWGRQIPGKMAFFSSQDSSAPGLPLVALKGVDDRYPPQKKSFMMLHYMYEHYIDRFEWFARADDDVYIRTDRLEKFLRSIDSSKPQFIGQAGRGNSEEFGLLSLEFDENFCMGGPGVIMSRETLRRVAPHIPTCLKNLYSTHEDVEVGRCVQKFAGVPCTWNYEMQSILHHNSSGSRAFSGNLKSKEVHSAITLHPVKKPAFMYRLHAYMLGLRAQELRQESLLLHRDIAQMTSLLQIPRINKNLAPGVPIFPQDESSSDYLGDHNVLDLNRHRPRALDELVEWDFIAKSLYSGMHPNPKRRIESSVKEGLNDVIREIMEHINNYSRQRGRVIEFRELLYGYMRVNSLYGQDLILDLLLVYKKYRGKKMTVPVRRHLYIQRSFTEIQVREITDGVVPSQALTAGVKKQKTGTFFSDPTGRFIDATGLDRISHRMKSLFNGGLERLTDTLGVPNGGSAGFAGAHRNQPTPGKDRIMFVIPLSGRSDTFMRFLRNFEEVALRQDQHTDLLVSMFVEPVESPIVVQLLDGMKARYPANRINYLQLHGNFSRGVALDRAIHSSYCEPDDILFFIDVDMIFTVQSLDRIRHHVIRHRQIYLPIVFSEYDPRTPNTILAEAEAAMVDGGVGGGAPTTTTEQPRNFSTPYAISDERGYFRQFGYGLAGIYKADLLHPDLKGFSTDITGWGLEDVKFLESVIALNQRGNQRLAAIADGRWDPLTASNNNRPSTASSSTTGGSDAPPSAALLAPTEELAIFRAPDPSLVHIFHPIHCDTNLEEAQYNMCRGTKANTLGSFRTLDDRFCHSPALLMYARSQTTNPRAGGGGAGGPAAVDDRAKAAVEEQRAK; encoded by the exons ATGTCGCAGCGCAAGAAGATTCTGTACGGACTGTTCGGCATCATCGTCGGCCTGTGCGTGGGTGCATTTTTACGCACCTATCGAACGTTGGAAATGGTCAGCATGTGCAACACGATGAACATGAAGCAGAAAT CCGCACTGGACATCATCGGATTGCAGCCGTCCGAGATGCCCACCAACTCCCAGAGCACGCTCGTGTTTGTCGGCGTGATGACGGCGAAGGAGTTCCTGCAGGGGCGCGCCCGGGCCGTGTACGATACCTGGGGCCGGCAGATCCCGGGCAAGATGGCGTTCTTCAGCTCGCAGGACTCGAGTGCCCCGGGGTTGCCGCTGGTCGCGCTCAAGGGCGTCGACGACCGCTACCCGCCGCAGAAGAAGAGCTTCATGATGCTGCACTACATGTACGAGCACTACATCGATCGGTTCGAGTGGTTCGCCCgggccgacgacgacgtctACATCCGGACGGATCGGTTGGAGAAGTTTCTCCGCTCGATCGACAGCTCCAAGCCGCAGTTCATCGGGCAGGCGGGACGGGGCAACAGCGAGGAGTTTGGACTGCTGTCCCTCGAGTTCGATGAGAACTTTTGCATGGGCGGCCCGGGCGTCATCATGAGCCGGGAGACGCTGCGCCGGGTCGCGCCGCACATACCGACCTGCCTGAAGAATCTCTACAGCACGCACGAGGACGTCGAGGTGGGCCGGTGCGTGCAGAAGTTTGCCGGTGTACCGTGCACCTGGAATTACGAG ATGCAATCGATCCTGCACCACAATTCGAGCGGCAGTCGAGCGTTTTCCGGCAACCTGAAGAGCAAGGAGGTGCACAGTGCGATCACGCTGCACCCGGTGAAGAAGCCCGCCTTCATGTATCGGCTGCACGCGTACATGCTCGGGCTGCGAGCGCAGGAGCTGCGCCAGGAGTCGCTGCTTCTGCACCGCGACATTGCCCAGATGACGTCTCTGCTGCAGATACCGCGCATCAACAAGAACCTAGCGCCCGGCGTGCCGATATTCCCGCAGGACGAGAGCAGCAGCGACTACCTCGGCGATCACAACGTGCTCG ACCTGAACCGGCATCGACCGCGCGCACTGGACGAGCTGGTCGAGTGGGACTTCATCGCCAAGAGTCTGTACTCGGGCATGCACCCGAACCCGAAGCGCCGCATCGAGTCGTCGGTGAAGGAGGGTCTGAACGACGTCATACGCGAG ATTATGGAGCACATTAACAACTACTCGCGCCAGCGCGGCCGGGTGATCGAGTTCCGCGAGCTGCTGTACGGGTACATGCGCGTCAACAGCCTGTACGGGCAGGATCTCATACTGGACCTGCTGCTCGTGTACAAGAAGTACCGCGGCAAGAAGATGACCGTCCCGGTGCGCCGTCACCTGTACATTCAGCGCTCGTTCACCGAGATTCAGGTGCGCGAGATCACCGACGGCGTCGTACCTAGTCAGGCGCTCACCGCGGGCGTAAAGAAGCAAAAGACCGGTACCTTCTTCTCCGACCCGACCGGACGATTTATCGATGCCACCGGACTTG aTCGGATATCCCATCGGATGAAGTCACTGTTCAACGGTGGTTTAGAACGACTGACGGACACGCTCGGAGTACCGAATGGCGGGAGTGCGGGCTTTGCGGGCGCACATCGGAACCAGCCGACGCCCGGAAAGGATCGCATCATGTTCGTCATCCCGCTGTCCGGCCGGTCGGACACGTTCATGCGCTTCCTGCGCAACTTTGAGGAGGTCGCACTGCGCCAAGATCAACATACCGACCTTCTGGTGTCGATGTTTGTCGAGCCGGTCGAGTCGCCGATAGTGGTGCAGTTGCTGGACGGCATGAAGGCGCGTTACCCGGCGAATCGCATCAACTACCTGCAGCTGCACGGGAACTTTTCGCGCGGCGTTGCGCTCGACCGCGCCATCCACTCGTCGTACTGCGAGCCGGACGACATACTGTTCTTCATCGACGTCGATATGATCTTCACCGTGCAGTCGCTCGACCGTATCCGTCACCATGTGATCCGGCACCGGCAGATCTACCTGCCGATCGTGTTCAGCGAGTACGATCCGCGCACACCGAACACAATCCTGGCGGAAGCGGAGGCAGCGATGGTggatggtggtgttggtggtggcgccccgacgacaacgacggagCAGCCGCGcaacttttccaccccgtATGCAATCAGCGACGAGCGCGGCTACTTCCGCCAATTCGGGTACGGGCTGGCCGGCATCTACAAAGCCGACCTGCTGCACCCGGACCTGAAGGGCTTCAGCACCGACATCACCGGCTGGGGCCTCGAAGACGTCAAGTTCCTCGAGAGCGTGATCGCGCTCAACCAGCGCGGCAATCAGCGGTTGGCCGCGATCGCGGACGGCCGCTGGGATCCGCTGACcgccagcaacaacaaccgccCGTCcacggccagcagcagcaccaccgggGGGTCGGACGCGCCGCCATCCGCCGCACTACTAGCGCCCACCGAGGAGCTGGCCATCTTCCGTGCGCCGGATCCGTCGCTGGTGCACATCTTTCATCCCATACATTGTGATACGAACCTGGAGGAGGCCCAGTACAACATGTGCCGCGGGACCAAGGCCAACACTCTCGGTAGCTTTAGGACGCTCGACGACCGCTTCTGCCACAGCCCGGCGCTGCTGATGTACGCCCGCTCGCAAACCACCAACCCACGGGCTGGTggaggaggagcaggaggaCCGGCCGCGGTTGACGATCGAGCTAAGGCAGCGGTTGAGGAGCAACGTGCCAAATAG